Genomic window (Juglans microcarpa x Juglans regia isolate MS1-56 chromosome 2S, Jm3101_v1.0, whole genome shotgun sequence):
aaaatccactttaGAACCAACGACATATTATAACTAACCAAAATAActacatttaattaaaatgtgtTTATAATTAAACTATCTTTACTTTAATTAATCaatgaaaaaatgcataaaagtTCTAAACTAAGCCCCAAATCAAAGTGATATATCTAGTTTCCAGGTTAAAATGAtggtaaaaatgagagtttTCAGTAGTTGTGTCAACAATGGGACAGAATGCAATCTTTGTGGTCAAGATAGTGTTGCCAGATCTTGTAAACATCAAAGCAGCTTgcagtaaaataattaaaaaagatccTAAAGGTAGAATGAGATACGAcaagatgaataaaatactgaattataaatatagtattGACCTTAACCCTTTAAGTAGTGAACCGATGACTTAAGCCTttattgaaacttgaaagacACAATGATTATACTTATTTAGATCACCAGACATCAGATCAGGTATTTAGCTGTAACTTAAGAAACATAAAAGTTCCACAAACCCACCCTCCCCCCCCggcgcaaaaaaaaaaaaaaaaccacccccaaaaaataaaaacaaaaacaaataaaagatacaaAAACCTTACAGAAGTGGgattacaggaaaaaaaagggTAGAAAACATACAGTTTGAAATACAGAACATGGAACTGCAGCATAAAACTGCTTGTCCGCAATTAGCTTTGCAATATGAGCTGGAACCTAAGCCAAAGTTTCAAGTACAGAACATGGAAATTTTTTAGAATCACCAAACTGTGAAatccagaaaaattaaaagagaataatTGTAGTGCTAGtttataaatgatgaagtcATAGTACAAGTacttttgtttccattttctaagaaaaggtTGGAACAAGTGAGTAAGGGCACATCATAGCATGCAAAAATGTGTGCATACCAATACATCTACTTATATATACATGCCTACATCTAGATATGAATAAGAAGGGCAACTATAACTCAAGTGCAAAAAGATCCAAGCACAAAGGTGTAGGCATAGCGTTTTAAAGCGTGGGATGGAAattaggtgattgaaaatttataagaatatGGTATTATCTGAAAGCTGAAAATAGGTATCGACAAATTTGATCTAAGAGGGAACAACTTGGTGACGCAACGTTACTGACTCAATCTCATCTTCACGATCTTTCGATGTCAAAATATGGACAACATGAGGTAATGAATCAAAGCATGCTGCAGCCCAACTCTCATCTATTCTTGCAAGCTCTTCCCTCAAATACTGCAATTTATTGTAATAGAAAACAAGGACaatgagaagaagaaacaagCAAATATGTCCAacacaacttatataaataagGTTCAACATTACACTTGGTCAGACAGTATCTAGCACATAATCCCTGAATTTCAAAATAGGACTGTCATACCAGTTGTTACAGTCGTTAAAACAAGACTACTATGCACCATAATCATAGAGATAGTATTAAGTTAAATCAAAACTAGAATTATGTCAGTGAAACATTCTCCACTTGACATTATTAGTGTTCCCAACATCAGTGTTCCCCATAAAAAAGGTTATAgcaataatcattttaattatttactatataagaacaaaattatatgaGTAGGATATACATGAGTATATCGAAGTCATAactatacaaaattatattacaaagcTTTAAATGCAGGTATTAGATTACCTATGTGGTTGGCAGCTTGATGGATCTTCTAGTTCATTTTGCCTCTTGAACACCAACTCATTCATCTTTGTGGCTTTTAGAACACTCAATCGTTCAACTTCTAGCTCACCAAGAAATAGTATATAAAGCAACACTAAAAGTTCCATAGTATCGTCTTAATCTTACGCAATTTCATCAAAAGGGAAGTAAAGGACTGGACTGTTAAGGTGTTAGTAGTAAATATGGTAATCTAGAATTTGTTAGCAAATGAAAGttataaattacttttatcATGGCAAAGTGCAAGCATCCAAAAGAAACAATGGCACTCTACACAAAACAGATATAATAAAGAACTAGAGAATCAGAGAACACATACCTCTGGAATGTTGTGCAGGGCAATGGCAAGGCCAAATTGACACCAACACGAAGACCCTGTAAAAGAAGCATGACAATGTTCATAAACACCCAATTCCTGTGAAACGACACAGCATTTTAACTCAATGGTTCAAGAGCAcacataaatatacatattctATCACCTAACACTTGAGTTCAATACAACCCATCACACAAAATTTAATCATCTAAACCTCATATTACATTCAATAtgcataaaatcttaaaaatctaACACTTACAAATACGTGGGAAAAATGTTGAGCAAGGGCTGTTTGGAGGGGCTGAGAGAGGCGTTAGGGTTGGGGGTGTCGAGTGCTCAGCATAGAAGAAAGGGAGTGGCGGAGAGGTGGGCTTTTGGCAGCGGATCTAGGTGGTGGAGACCcgtgagagaaagagggagtTATGAGGAAGGGAGAGATCGTGGGGGAGCTGGGGGATGAATGGAGGGAGCCTGGGAGAGGCTGTCAGTGTCGTCGACAATGAATGACAGTGGCTTGGGTGTGAATTGCAACAGCGATGTGGAGAAGCCAAGAGAGAAGGAGGCTCGTTTCgggggaggaggagagagatagagaggcgTAGTGGGGAGGCTGGGTTCGGTGAGCGGTGGTCGCTAgcgaggtggtggtggtgcggcGCTACAATGGTGGCCGGAGGCTGGGCTGTGGCCAAaggagaagagagggaagaaggGAGGGATTCTGTCGATTGCAagggggagggaggagagagggaAAAGAGAAGTGAGGGGGGAAAGAGAGTGGGGTTTTAATTTAGGCGCTTTATCTTTGGTCTTCAAATTGGTATGACGGTGAAGATTAAACTAATTTGCAGCGATAAAATGTCGTTGTAAATTTCTCGCTGCAAAATCCTCCCCCCCCCAACAAATTACCCACCGTGTAATCTGATggtaaaaggtttttttttttttttttccacgaacaattttcatgagaaaagaccatatttaattttattattattttcggcAGGTATTCATCGCCGCAAAATTAATAATGTCACTACAAATACTACtaacccaaaattaaaaaaacgtTTGGCAAGCAAGATTATTTTCGGCAATGCATTATTGTCGAAAATAGCTAACAATTTTGTCACAAAAAACGAATAACCCATGTTTCTGGAAAGTTTATTTGCGGCAATTTTTTATCACcgcaaaaaaaatttatgtcgTGGCAAAAAGCTATTTCCCACAAAGTTTTACTTGCCGGAGTGATTTTGTGGCAAAAAGCTTGACGAACACTGCTGGTGTCATCAACATACTATTTGCCACGATCTTATATCTTGGGAAAAGAATTCGTGAGAAAAGCCTATATTTGTTATAGTGGCGCAGCTTAATTCCCAGCATTGCATTCATGAACATCAATCACCAATTACCCAAGCAGCTTGACGTCCACCACgcaatcttttatttatatgccACCGTAAAACCTAACTCATGTGATAACAAATGCCTAGCGCAATGGAAAGCTAAAGAACACATGCATGACAATTATTCTGAGAATTTAAAAGAACTCATTTTGAGAAATCTAGAGAAAGAAAGATAACACTTATTTCGTACAAAACAAATACcaaagtatataaaatatatatatatatatatattgcattttttttctttttttccacaaGCAAGATCATTCATTCTAACGAAGGTAGGTCTAGCAAGACCACTGGAATTCGAACTAGTTATGGGGATCTCACGAAGCTCTGTCGGAGTACTTTCCTTACGATACACTgcgatttttatgtttttcttcccTTCAGATATTGCTCTTGTTTTTACTCTAGCAGACCCCTAGCTCATCCGTTCGTCCCCCGTCCACAGCCCACTGCCCCACAGCCGGatggaaaaaagaataaaaaaaaaaatcaaacaaaagaaaaaacacaacaGAATACAAAATCACACAAAATGGGCCTCTTTTCCCACGAACTCAATAGCCAACTGGACGGCATTTGGAATACAGGCTTTGAAAATGGGCCTCTTTTCCCAGATGGAAAAGTCGTTCCCTTCACGCATGTAGCTCTCCACACGGATGACTGCAGGTGCCTTCTGCACTTGGAATATAGAAGCAGACCAGCATCCAGCCAAGCGGCTCACTCTGACTTATACGTACAAaagaacaggaaaaaaaataaaaatatagaagcaaaatgaaagaaatataatTCGACATGGCACTATGGATATCAGGAGAAGATAGATATACCCTCTTGTATCACTTGTATAATATTAGCAATGAGATCAGATCAttgcaattttgaaaattagacTGGAGAAGACAAGGCATCCACAATTTGCGAACATGTCAAATCTTACAAACAAAAACATTCGCGTATTTTACTCCCACTTTACATCCACGTGTTAAGAAGAAACTCATATGTCAGGGCAGGCTGATTTAACTTCTGACCAAGCTTGGCTTCATCTCGCAAAggatagaagaaaagaaaatcaagaaccATCCATTTGAATATCACTCCCGTTTGGGTTCAGTGtactatcattattcttttgaaTCTGGCTAGCTCCAAAAGTAAATTCGTGTGGAGGAATGTCTAAAGGAGGACGAGTAAAGATGGAGGTAGCACCAACATTGCTGAAAGCGGGAATGGCAACCGGATCGTTAATCTTTGGGAAGCCAAAGCTAAATGAAGGCAAACCGGCTGGTGCAAAGACTGATGGGACTGGGTTGCCAATACCAATTGATCCAAAGATCTTCTGCTCGTACTCCTGCAGTTGCTGGTATACAGCTACattaagaaacaaataaatgaaagttaGAGATACAGAAGACAGCTCATTCATTCTCCCACCAAGCTTTACAGATTGAGATCTTTCAAGAACACTTCATCACAGCATCAGAAAAGAACAGCTACCCATGCAAGTGCAGCCTTGCACAATGAAATTATTGAGAAGTTaaacctttttatattttatcttttttataagtaagatgaTGCTCATTTCATACGAACTTGGTTAAAGTGGGATAATTTACACTCTGGATTAAAGGAAGAAAATGACAGCTTATTTACCGGAATGCAACCAAATTGGATATTACGGCCCATCCAGCAATTTCGTATGCTAAAACATTAACAATACATGGAATTTAATAGTGTGTCCTGTGATGGGGGCTATCCTCCAGTAAGTAACCACTTTGTTATTTTGGAGAACTTTAGTGACCACAAGAAAATCCCCTTCTAGGATAGAATGTGGTGATCatccgagggtgcggtgcatgGGACCGGGATTTACTCTGTAGGAGTAGGTCCAAAAGGCCctaccttggagaggttccccgacatcaaaaaaaaaaaaaaaaaaatgtggtgatCCGCCTTTCTCCTTCTAAAAGTTGAAGCTTTTAAAATGTACTCAAGTTGCATGCTGATACAAATCCATGTAGGAacgaaagaaaacaagaagcttaagaaaagatggaaaaagagaaaaatggaagtTGAAACTCTGGGTTTCAGGCTTCAACCCATCCACTTTGCGATATGCCAAACTGCTAAAATATTCCAATTTGATATTTCATTAAACAAATTATCTTCCAAATAAATCAATGTAGGTAAGCAACTTACTGAATATTCTGACAACACAGAAACAAATGTGCATACCTTCAGATAATTCAACAGATGGTCTCCGCTCTTTCACCCACTGATAACTTTGGGCAAGTCTCCATCCTTTGGACTTCATTAAGTAGGCTATTACAATAGCTGGTGACCTGTCAGAAAAAAGAATTGACACTCAGAAAAAAGTATTTCGAGAAATCTAAATCATCTCATATGGAGGCTCTGTGATGACATATTTGTAGCATTCTATATGCATTTATGGGTGGCTGGCAGGTGTTGCAATACGTGCTTTATGTATGTCAGCCTTTGACCTATGTGTGTGCCCGGGGCACCggggtggggagagagagagatagagacccAAAATTTTTTGCATCTACCTATTTTTTCCAGACATGCAATGCACCAAAACACGAGCTTTGTCCCTTTCACATTGCTCTGCAAAATCAACCATGTAAACTCAAACTGCAACTGAACTGAGGATATCAAAGGCATTTGTGGTATAATTGAAACAATCCAACAGCAGTTAACCTTCCATAAATCAGTCAGTCACTTAGTCTTATTAATTTAAGCTTGCTTAAATTTGCTTATCTAAACTCCACAGGTTAATCATACTAGACAACTCGATATAATCtctttacttacaaaaaaaaaccGTAATAGACAACTCATTGTTTTTCAATACAGCTCTGTGCTATCAAGAACATTTGAGAACTGTAATCTCATTTTTACCAATCTAAGAGGTATAAGAATCGAAGGGCTTTTCTCTCTTATCAATCTAAGTACAAATGGCTCCAATGGAGGAAATAAATCACCAGGAGATATAACTTGGACGAGATGACCAACTTGATGGTAAGAAGAGAACTCGGCAAAGTGTGTACCTAACCCCCCAAAATGCATATAGTAGcccaaataagaaaaaaaatcaatgatagTGTTTTGAAGGTCGGAATAAAGGATGCATTGAATGTGACGTCTAGGATTACAATGGAATTGATAATggcttcatcattttttttgaTTGACTAGCTTCATCAATTCATTTTGGCATCTGGCTCCAAGAACAGAGGGGAATGCTCTCAAGATTGAACAAGATATGAggatctttttctcttttcttcagGGATAAATTAAACCTAAATTCTGGAAGATGCATAGAAAACAAGCAAAGCAAATGCCAGCTGCCAATGTATTTATGGTACCAAATCTAAAAACATTATAACAAGTGCACACCATTAAAAGCACTCATTAGGCATATCTGAGCAAAGCAAGGCCTCACAAATTAAGCTACAACCtgctattcatcattttttgataGGTACAACCTGCTATTTATTCTtacttattaatattaaaaggaAGCTTATAAAGCATTCATCTTTCTCATCTCCcctaattaggtgttttctctagTATATTTCCTTGGGTGCGCTACTATACGCTACAAAATTCTTACTTGccaaaaaactatataaataaaacaactacCAGTGAAAAAAGCTCTAATTACAGCACAATAACAGACAACCGTCTAAAAACAGCAAGTGAACCAACAAATATATAGTCATCATGAACTAGAAAGCAAAACACACCTAAAAATTGAATTGCATTATCGAAAGGCAAAGTCTTGTCGTCCTGGAGGCAGTGATAGGTGAACGAGTTCTTGTAGAGATTTTGACAGGCAGGTACCGTCTGCATACATACAGAAAACAAAGGATAATATAAGAATCTCAGCCTTTTATTATACAAGATCACCTAGATAATAGTAGGCATCGCTCAAGTACATGGTCATACACAAGAGAAATGCCTAGTTAGAATTTGAAACCAATACAAGTCGAGGGTTAGTCCATTTAAATCTATAAGGATCGCCCAAAGGAACAAAGTTTCATAGAAGAAAGTTGAGTTCatctaatgttttttttttataagttgagTTCATCTAATGTTAGCTCACAATCTTCAGAGTTTCCATCGTTCCTTTTCCTCCAGATACATACTAGACAAATGagagccatcttccacacggCTACAATctgtataatatcatataatcctTTCCAGGTAGCACGGAGGTCTACCTAGAAAGGATTATGATTACCctcctaggcattacccaagctaaAGCCAAAATTCCTACAAGAGATAAATTtagttcagatttttttttaaacatccaaacaaaagttaaaaaaaaaaaaaaaaaaaaggaaatccaACCTTCTCTAAGAGTCTATTTTGAGACACAACTCAACAGAAGTAATATGATATGCAATATATTAATTGTACTATTAATTTCTTCTCAAGTAGAAAATAACTATCTGTTGTGAAAATATCTAAGGACCTACTTATCCCAACCTCTTGAGTTTGAATAATAAATGATCATGTGACATTTAGTTCTAAGCAAAGCCAGATTTGTAGTAAATGTAGTTTAGGATAACCTCATTTAACTTCATTTAGCGGTCGCACAGTACCTGTAGCTCCCATACCATCTCAGTTGCTTCTCCAGTCTTGTCCTAAATTCGTGCTGTTATTTACTTCTTTATATATCACTTGTTCATCTAACATAAGGTCAGCCATCTCTGTACAATGGACATATTATTTCTTAGTCCACAAACTTTCATTATTACAACGCATGGATACCTAGTAGCTCTCTCAGAAACTTTTATTTGTCTTCATTAACTATGTGTGATCATGCGATACTCTCAACAGCATTTCTCAATACCATATGTCACTCTAGAATGATGATTGATGATTGATCAAACCCATGCATCCATCCCTCTACAACTCCACATATCTTTATCCCACAAATCTGGATGGAAACGGAAATCATAACACCAACAAACAACGGAAGCATTGGACCTCTCCCCTACACAATCATCCAGGGCACTACAAAGTGCACAAAACCACGCTACACTCAATGTCAAGGCTAAATCCATTCCATCATAAGTAATTTCCAgcattatttatgaaattagtgCACAATCTTGTTTGGAGCCCCACATTATGAAAGTCATTAAAcacaataaatatattacagaGAACATATTCAGAAGCCCTCCAACATTAAACGAGTCTCCCATTAAATTACAAAGCAGCTTCCTAGTGTGGGCGTGAAGACTACCAGAACCAAATTCAATCCCAAATCACAAATTCAATCAATTAAGTGATAATTATCCTACAACAATCAATAGACTACTATTACTAGCATTCAAAGCAACCAAAACATCATAATCAtgattgaaaattttagaataCCAATAACTTACATTGAGAACACGAGAGATTCCCTGAGTCTTGAGAAGTTCGGACCTCGAGGCGTTGTCATAGCTACCTAAATACAGAAACTCGGGCAAGATCTCCGATGGAAAGGCGCTAACTTGAACCGAAGTTTTCTCTGAGGTAGCCGGAATCCGGTGGCCACAAACCCCACAGACCTCTCCTTCTTCATATTTATGATAATGGCCACAAACCCCACAAgggttctctctctccctcttcctcaTAGCCCCACAAAAAGCAAAATTTGATTGAGGGAAAAGCTTCTAAATCACAAAACAAGAAACACCCAGATGAATAAAACGCTTCTAACTAAGAAAACAATGAATACACCGAGATCAAATAACAGATAACAAGGAATAAACCAATAAGGAACTGGATAAAGTGCGTAAAAAATTGAATAGGGTTTCATATATTGATGCTTGCCTAAGTTTGCAAACGGAGAGGCTCAAATAGAGGGGCCAGTAATGCGAAGCTGCTTCTTGTTCTCCTTCTCCAATCAGATTCTGCACTTGgatttgtcttcttttttttttgggtggggggTTGAGGTGGAACTTACGAGCTAAGAGATCGAGCaagtatttatttatctttcctCGGTTGAAAGACGAGATTTATAAGAAGCTACAGAGTAAGGGCACAGATATAATATTCATCAGATGGATCAGAGCTCAACTGAGCTATATTTGCTATCAGAAACTTAAAAGATGGGTTTCCTTTGTTGGATTCTTTCGATGGGCACTGTGATAATGAACAGCGCAGGTTTCCTTGTCATGTCGTTGATCGCATAGGACTTGCTGTTTGCTACTTGGTAGTACCCTTTTATGTCTACACCCCCATAATTAGCCAATCATTGAGTGCCACACCGTAATACCATCCTATGACCTCCAGTCATATCCAGTCACAATAGGGCATGTGGCAATTCAAAAAACTTAGAAAGTAAATGGgctaatttcataattaatacatggttttatgttttagaaaatttttaaattttttccatattaatttattaatcttAAAGGGCTTGTAATTGAATACATTAATCTCCCGCTAGAAACCTCAAACCTTAATATGTCACATCAATCAATAAAAACCTTGATATGAGACATAATGATGCCATATGAcaattttataattagtttttttaacaGCAGATTAATAAAGATATCAATTAcgagtattttaaaatttatatattaatgttatgaTAGTTTATAAAGATTATGGCCtttatttgtcaaaaaaaaaaaaaagacatgatAACCCAAATCTGCTTTTataattaacccaaaaataaattaactttaaaataaatttaaaaataaactctttATTGTTGTTGTGTTGTAGACTGTAGTAGTATTACGTATAGGAGCTTAAGTGGTAAGAGCCATATCGGTAATTGGCAAACATGGGACTTTCAATGGGgatttgaattttaatattttttttttttagttgaaatttatacataatttcataatattttatgagtttttcaattaatatgaaatattcaaaaaaactgtatcaatttatctattctttctctatattattaaaatattttttgatctcaatttttatttattttaaatattttttcctaactaaagttaaatttgtaatattttcaaatctcttaaaatttttcatatttcaatacGATTGCAATATCTCTTTGTTGtcaaaagtaatatcattttataaaaatatttttattttaaaacatagttatataaatgactataaaatagttgtacgtatatcattactctaaaACTAATTGTATCATCAATTTgccataaaattatatttaaaaatttgagtgTTAGTCCTTAtaatatatagtctatattatattGATAGATAATTAATGACCTATCTCGTGTaagaaaatatctaattatttgATAATTCATAATAATTTGATATTAATGCTAAAATAATCTAAATAGTTAAACTTAAGGAGGAGTATATATACTTTATGCATTacatagtattatttataatatacacGTTGGATTAATACTCTTCCTTTTATTGTACATCATGTGTAGTAAGTACGTAGTGTAGAGTCAAAGTTGAAGAAGAACGAGTCAacattaaattaaaacatataagaaGAAGATGTaagtttgaaattattattcataGGTTTTGTaacaattttaatataaataaacatttcagGCCAAACGAGCACTGAATGCTTTTGTAACAGTTCTTTGCGTTTAATTTATTAGTGACAATGAAGCGGCGTCGTATATGTCGATGTCGACTTTTTTGGGAAATATTAAAACGACGACGGTTTAGAGGTAGACGCAGATGCTCTTAATTTTTCTCCATCATAGAGAGGAGAACAATCCAAAGCCGCAGCAGTTTCGCAGTTTctgtcctcctctctctctctctctctctgaagtcAGTGACTCGGTGCTTGTGAAACAGAAGGTTTCGGTCTCATCAGTTTCGGATTGATATCTAAAGGTCTTCGGAAACCATGGCTGGCCCTTCTTCTCCTTGGCATAAACTTCTCATTCCTTCTCGTTTCCACTTCATTCGgcgcttttcttcttcttcgtcttcttcttccggTGGTCTCGGAGCTTTCGATTCCCCTCCTGTTGTTCATTCTCGGAGAGTGGTTGTTACCggtaacctctctctctctctctctctctctctctctctctctcgcgcgcgCACACGCTAGATACTGAAGCTTGTAAtttgtatatgtatgtgtttatACGTATATTCTACAAATGCATAGATACACTTACAGCGGCATATCTGCACTGCAGCCTTCAAGATTCTatctttgtttttggtttttatgttttaatttctgCAGTTAATTTTTAAGTACTTATTGCACTCCAGTGTTAATTTTAGGTGCTTCTTGCATTCGCAGGTGTTTTCCATTttttgataagataaaaatcaaaatttaatagCCGTGGGACCTGGTTTCTTCAGGTTTAGGCATGGTGACTCCGCTTGGATGTGGAGTGGAAACTACGTGGAAGAATCTGGTAGAGGGGGGTTGTGGAATAAGGGCAATAACACCTGAAGACATCAAGATGAATTCATTTGATAGGGAGACCCAGCTGCATACATTTGATCAGCTGACATCGAAAGTTGCCGCAATCGTGCCTTGTGGAAGTAACCCGGGTGAATTCATTGAGGATTTGTGGCTTAATCCTAAGGTAAATATTATCCTGTCATTTATATTGCCTTGTTCTTGTTGTTCAGTATTTGCTTTGTGTTACTTTTTCGGGGAATTTTTTCGATGtggcggttttttttttttaaagcttgtAGTGCTTGCTTAATTCATCAAGGAGGTGCAGAAATTAGGGAGTTCGTGCGATCTTTTGGAATGTAAATTTCTTCAATTTATGGTAGGCATGAAAAGAAAACGGTGTGATATTGGTGGTGCTAAATTCAAAGTGAAAACTTTTCTCTATTCTCAGTTTACTTTTGAGGGTGACATATGAGGGATCACATTGAAATCTCCGGGAGGATGCATCGTTTCTTGTGCTTTTGCCTAAAGTAGAGTTTTTTGCAATCAAATCTTGGGCGGGTTGTTGGGAAAGGGTGCATTTCTTTACTTTTGGCCGGTGGCTGACTAAACTCTTCTCTGTTCTATTACTTTGGAATGATCTGCTTTGAGTCACACTGATGTTGGATGTCTTTGGTTTGGTCATAAAAAATGACTACTAATTACTTGTCCCTTATTGTTTACCTATTCATGCTGGAATATCTAATCTATTCCATTTTAGAGACCTTTTGTATGATTATGACAATAATTCTCAGGAGCATCGATCAATCGCAAGGTTTATAGGCTATGCACTGTGTGCTGCTGATGAAGCCCTAAAAGATGCAAAATGGGTACCCTCTGAGCAGGAACAAAAGGAAAGAACGGTATGTACTCTTCATATGCACATAAAACATGACAGTTTTACTTCTTGCTTTGATGATATGcccttttttttaacttgaagAACACCAGGGAGTCTCTATTGGTGGGGGAACTGGAAGCATCAGTGATGTATTGGATGCAGCACAAATGATTTGTGAAAAGGTTTGTTTCTTACTACACTTTCGTGATATTTAACTGCCCTTGGATAATGTTTGTCAGCCTTAGTTTCTCCTGATGTTCTCAATTGTAGGCTGGAAGTAGCCTAAccttgcatgttttttttttttggtttttttttttcctgttaatGCAGCGCCTTCGTCGACTTAGTCCATTTTTCATCCCACGAATATTGATCAACATGGCATCTGGTCATGTGAGCATGAAATATGGATTCCAGGTGCGCAGACAACTTTGATAACAgagatatattttttcatcccACGGATATCGATAAACATGGCATACTCTTGTCGTGTTGGTCCATTTCCACTTCTCCCCTCCAATTTCTCTAACCAGTGATATTCATGTTCTTCCACAACTGAATAaaagatataattatatatgatcttGTTTCTGAGTATAGGGACCAAACCATGCTGCAGTGACTGCTTGTGCCACTGGGGCACATTCTATTGGAGATGCTGCAAGGATGATTCAATTTGGAGATTCGGATGTTATGTTGGCTGGAGGCACAGAGTCTAGCATTGATGCTTTATCAATAGCGGGATTTTGCAGGTGATTCCTACATTAAATCTTATGTCTTACCTAAACCTACGCACCTTGGAAATTTCTTCGATGTTTGTGGTTTGGTTAGAATAATCAGGCTGCAGATGAAGACAGTAGATAAACCatctacccttttttttttttttttttcctttacttgACATGTGAGCCCCATgaatttatatgaaaagaaaatgaggaagggCTTTATTCTAGCCTAGCAAGGACTGTTAattcagcttttttttttttttttggcatttaaGTAATACCATgttattt
Coding sequences:
- the LOC121253210 gene encoding protein-tyrosine-phosphatase IBR5, producing MRKRERENPCGVCGHYHKYEEGEVCGVCGHRIPATSEKTSVQVSAFPSEILPEFLYLGSYDNASRSELLKTQGISRVLNTVPACQNLYKNSFTYHCLQDDKTLPFDNAIQFLEQCERDKARVLVHCMSGKNRSPAIVIAYLMKSKGWRLAQSYQWVKERRPSVELSEAVYQQLQEYEQKIFGSIGIGNPVPSVFAPAGLPSFSFGFPKINDPVAIPAFSNVGATSIFTRPPLDIPPHEFTFGASQIQKNNDSTLNPNGSDIQMDGS
- the LOC121253211 gene encoding 3-oxoacyl-[acyl-carrier-protein] synthase, mitochondrial isoform X1, producing the protein MAGPSSPWHKLLIPSRFHFIRRFSSSSSSSSGGLGAFDSPPVVHSRRVVVTGLGMVTPLGCGVETTWKNLVEGGCGIRAITPEDIKMNSFDRETQLHTFDQLTSKVAAIVPCGSNPGEFIEDLWLNPKEHRSIARFIGYALCAADEALKDAKWVPSEQEQKERTGVSIGGGTGSISDVLDAAQMICEKRLRRLSPFFIPRILINMASGHVSMKYGFQGPNHAAVTACATGAHSIGDAARMIQFGDSDVMLAGGTESSIDALSIAGFCRSRALTTKYNSAPQEASRPFDCGRDGFVIGEGSGVLVLEELEHAKKRGAKIYAELRGYGMSGDAYHITQPHTDGRGAILAMNRALRQSGLHPNQVDYLNAHATSTPLGDAVEATAIKTIFSEHAGSGYLAISSTKGAIGHLLGAAGAVEAIFAVLAIHHGMAPLTLNLTKPDPIFNDAFMPLTSSKKMPIRAALSNSFGFGGTNASLLFTSAT
- the LOC121253211 gene encoding 3-oxoacyl-[acyl-carrier-protein] synthase, mitochondrial isoform X2, with the protein product MVTPLGCGVETTWKNLVEGGCGIRAITPEDIKMNSFDRETQLHTFDQLTSKVAAIVPCGSNPGEFIEDLWLNPKEHRSIARFIGYALCAADEALKDAKWVPSEQEQKERTGVSIGGGTGSISDVLDAAQMICEKRLRRLSPFFIPRILINMASGHVSMKYGFQGPNHAAVTACATGAHSIGDAARMIQFGDSDVMLAGGTESSIDALSIAGFCRSRALTTKYNSAPQEASRPFDCGRDGFVIGEGSGVLVLEELEHAKKRGAKIYAELRGYGMSGDAYHITQPHTDGRGAILAMNRALRQSGLHPNQVDYLNAHATSTPLGDAVEATAIKTIFSEHAGSGYLAISSTKGAIGHLLGAAGAVEAIFAVLAIHHGMAPLTLNLTKPDPIFNDAFMPLTSSKKMPIRAALSNSFGFGGTNASLLFTSAT